The proteins below are encoded in one region of Enhydrobacter sp.:
- the ccoS gene encoding cbb3-type cytochrome oxidase assembly protein CcoS — MADFLFLVPVALILGVIGLAAFMWALSSGQYDDIEGAAERVLSDDDQPLRRAGGSIVLHQTVPTSTDNPIRTERRR; from the coding sequence ATGGCCGATTTCCTTTTCCTCGTCCCGGTCGCCCTGATATTGGGCGTCATAGGCCTCGCCGCCTTCATGTGGGCCCTTTCCAGCGGCCAGTACGACGATATCGAGGGTGCGGCCGAACGCGTGTTGTCGGACGACGACCAGCCCCTGCGACGTGCTGGCGGATCGATTGTCCTCCACCAGACCGTGCCCACCTCGACTGACAACCCTATCCGCACCGAGCGGCGCCGTTAG
- a CDS encoding cbb3-type cytochrome c oxidase subunit 3, with the protein MTVEHDTLLWLSKSVGLFYLIGLSAAVLVYVYWPSNKKRFERAARAILNDEGRPSEGAK; encoded by the coding sequence GTGACCGTCGAGCACGACACTCTGCTATGGCTTTCCAAGTCGGTCGGGCTTTTCTATCTGATCGGCCTTTCCGCCGCCGTCCTCGTCTATGTCTACTGGCCTTCGAACAAGAAGCGGTTCGAGCGGGCTGCGAGGGCGATCCTGAACGACGAGGGCAGGCCCAGCGAAGGCGCAAAGTAA
- a CDS encoding NnrS family protein, translating to MAQIPRLRAYSGPALLSYGFRPFFLLGSAYAGLEVLAWLPMFYGELSIRTAFSALDWHVHEMLFGYVAAIIAGFLLTAIPNWTGRLPLQGGPLLVLVLVWLAGRIAVALSAEIGWLAAALVDVAFLTLMAAAVAREIFAGKNWRNLKIVVMLALLAVTNLAFHLEAHVEGIASYATRVGIGLVIFLIMIVGGRIVPSFTRNWLVRQEPGRLPAPLDRFDIACMVLSAASLLLWAARFDGRAIAAILAAAGIANAARLARWAGDRTMADRLVLILHVGFAFVPLGFLLGALAAIGGIAPSAGIHAWTVGAIGIMTLAVMSRATLGHTGRPLSATPGLQVVYALVAIAAVVRIAAAVLPGWSMALLHVAAFAWAAAFLGFTGLFAPLLCLPKRPSPRGTAGPRSN from the coding sequence ATGGCCCAGATTCCCCGCCTGCGAGCCTATTCGGGGCCTGCGCTGCTTTCCTACGGATTCCGACCGTTTTTTCTGCTGGGGTCGGCCTATGCCGGGCTGGAAGTGCTGGCGTGGCTGCCGATGTTCTACGGCGAACTGTCGATCAGGACAGCCTTCTCCGCCCTCGACTGGCACGTGCACGAGATGCTGTTCGGCTACGTGGCGGCGATCATCGCCGGCTTCCTGCTGACGGCGATTCCCAACTGGACCGGTCGCCTGCCGCTTCAGGGCGGGCCTTTGCTCGTGCTGGTCCTGGTCTGGCTCGCCGGGCGCATTGCGGTCGCTCTTTCGGCCGAGATCGGATGGCTTGCCGCCGCGCTGGTCGACGTCGCCTTCCTGACGCTGATGGCCGCTGCCGTCGCACGGGAGATCTTCGCTGGCAAGAACTGGCGCAACCTCAAGATCGTGGTGATGCTCGCGTTGCTGGCGGTGACCAACCTCGCCTTCCATCTCGAGGCGCATGTCGAGGGCATCGCATCCTATGCCACGCGCGTCGGCATAGGTCTCGTCATCTTCCTCATCATGATCGTGGGCGGGCGCATCGTACCGAGCTTCACCCGGAACTGGCTGGTGCGGCAGGAGCCCGGCCGTCTGCCGGCGCCGTTGGATCGCTTCGACATCGCCTGCATGGTGCTGAGCGCCGCAAGCCTGCTCCTGTGGGCGGCCCGGTTCGACGGGCGAGCAATCGCCGCAATCCTCGCCGCAGCGGGTATCGCGAACGCAGCCCGGCTCGCGCGCTGGGCGGGCGATCGCACGATGGCCGATCGCCTCGTCCTGATCCTGCACGTGGGGTTTGCCTTCGTGCCCCTTGGCTTCCTGCTGGGCGCCCTCGCCGCGATCGGCGGCATCGCGCCGAGTGCCGGCATCCACGCCTGGACCGTAGGCGCCATCGGTATCATGACGTTGGCGGTCATGAGCCGCGCGACCCTCGGCCACACCGGCCGTCCGCTGTCCGCCACGCCAGGCCTCCAGGTCGTGTACGCTCTCGTCGCGATTGCCGCGGTCGTGCGCATTGCCGCGGCGGTCCTGCCGGGCTGGAGCATGGCACTCCTTCACGTCGCGGCCTTTGCCTGGGCCGCAGCATTCCTGGGTTTCACCGGGCTCTTTGCCCCTCTGCTCTGCCTGCCCAAGCGGCCGAGCCCTCGGGGAACCGCAGGGCCCCGATCCAACTGA
- a CDS encoding DUF2189 domain-containing protein, with protein sequence MRQQDRPVIIPAVLPPLPRDRRWSRNLPAGAAAGWLLEGWKDFRVHSTTSLAYGMLVFLVSLLIVGGLYRFGLDYILFPALAGFMVVGPIIAIGLYEKSRRIAAGAPISLSRMIFVRPRSGAQILFTGVLLCLLMLLWMRAAVIVYALFFGLRPFAGLSHISSMLFLTWTGWAMLIVGTLVGALFAALSFAISAYSIPMLLEERVDALSAMGTSVAVVGQNLRPMLAWGAIVLGLFLLSLVTGLIGLIVVFPVLGHGTWHAYRALRPAAAT encoded by the coding sequence ATGAGGCAGCAAGATCGGCCTGTGATCATTCCGGCGGTCCTGCCGCCGTTGCCCCGCGACCGTCGGTGGAGCCGCAACCTGCCGGCGGGCGCGGCCGCAGGCTGGCTTCTCGAAGGGTGGAAGGACTTCCGGGTGCATTCCACGACCAGCCTCGCCTATGGCATGCTCGTCTTTCTGGTCTCGCTGCTCATTGTCGGAGGCCTGTACCGATTCGGGCTGGACTACATCCTGTTTCCCGCGCTTGCCGGCTTCATGGTGGTCGGCCCCATCATCGCGATCGGCCTCTACGAGAAGAGCCGACGGATCGCCGCGGGCGCACCGATCAGCTTGTCACGGATGATCTTCGTGCGCCCGCGATCCGGCGCCCAGATTCTTTTCACCGGTGTGCTCCTGTGCCTGCTGATGCTGCTCTGGATGCGGGCCGCGGTCATCGTCTATGCGCTGTTCTTCGGGCTGCGGCCGTTTGCCGGCCTGTCCCATATCTCGTCGATGCTGTTCTTGACGTGGACCGGCTGGGCGATGCTGATCGTCGGCACGCTGGTCGGTGCGCTGTTTGCGGCACTGTCATTCGCCATCAGCGCCTACTCGATCCCGATGCTGCTGGAGGAACGTGTCGATGCGCTCAGCGCCATGGGCACGAGCGTGGCGGTTGTCGGGCAGAATCTGCGGCCGATGCTGGCCTGGGGGGCAATCGTGCTCGGGCTCTTCCTGCTGAGCCTCGTCACCGGCCTGATCGGGTTGATCGTCGTCTTTCCCGTCTTGGGGCACGGAACGTGGCATGCCTACCGGGCGCTGAGGCCTGCCGCCGCGACATGA
- a CDS encoding heavy metal translocating P-type ATPase: MNAAARTSPTAEPASRADEVLLASRTVGPGVRQTELSVPTIHCGACIQRIEQALGRLPGVEMARVNLSTKRVTIRWHEGGAPPPFTAILAQLGYPSHLHDIADDREDGALRELVRALAVAGFAAANIMMLSVAVWSGADVVTRDLFHWLSALLGIVALVYSGRIFFRSAWSALERGRTNMDVPISIGVLAAFAMSLYETVHHGPHAYFDAAASLLFFLLIGRTLDHMMRGRARQAVMGLTRLAARGSFVLESDGTRTYLPVNELKPGMTILLAAGERVPVDARVVSGDSELDCSLVNGESVPRPAMEGAALQAGMLNLRGPLTIVATATASDSFLADMIRLMEQAEAGRAAYRRIADRAARLYAPAVHLAAALTFVGWLLSTGDLHRAATIAIAVLIITCPCALGLAVPMVQVVAARRLFEHGILLKDGGALERLAEIDTVVFDKTGTLTLGTPRLKNGDAVAPSALRIAAGIAAHSSHPYSRALAQAIDPALSVAITSADVTEHPACGLEAHLDTGIYRLGRPAWALCADRNDDVPAAGVVLARDGGLVASFHFDDQIRPEAEQAVAALRGTGLPMEILSGDRDEAVGQIAGKLDIPFRANVAPSEKVTRIAALEASGHKVLMVGDGINDAPALAAAHASMAPATAADIGRSAADLVFLHKTLQAVPDAIRIARSSGMLVRQNLVLAIVYNLFAIPIAVLGLVTPLVAAIAMSLSSLIVVANALRLARLPPDRPHRHATSVRLARGAA; the protein is encoded by the coding sequence ATGAACGCGGCCGCACGCACCTCCCCGACGGCGGAGCCGGCGAGTCGTGCCGACGAGGTGTTGCTGGCCAGCCGGACCGTCGGTCCCGGCGTGCGGCAGACCGAGTTGTCGGTGCCGACCATCCATTGCGGCGCCTGCATTCAGAGGATCGAGCAGGCACTCGGCAGGCTGCCGGGCGTCGAAATGGCCAGGGTGAACCTGTCGACCAAGCGGGTGACCATCCGATGGCATGAGGGCGGCGCGCCGCCCCCCTTTACCGCGATCCTCGCCCAGCTCGGCTATCCGTCCCATCTCCACGATATCGCGGACGACCGCGAGGATGGCGCGCTTCGCGAACTCGTGCGCGCGCTCGCGGTCGCGGGCTTCGCGGCCGCCAATATCATGATGCTGTCGGTCGCGGTATGGTCCGGGGCCGACGTCGTCACGCGCGACCTTTTCCATTGGCTGTCGGCGCTGCTTGGTATCGTCGCGCTTGTTTATTCCGGGCGCATTTTCTTCCGCTCGGCGTGGAGCGCGCTGGAACGCGGGCGCACCAACATGGATGTTCCCATCTCGATTGGTGTTCTCGCCGCTTTCGCCATGAGCCTCTATGAAACCGTCCATCACGGGCCGCACGCTTATTTCGACGCCGCCGCCTCTCTTCTCTTCTTCCTGCTGATCGGCCGTACGCTAGACCACATGATGCGCGGGCGCGCCCGTCAGGCGGTCATGGGCCTTACACGCCTGGCGGCGCGCGGGTCTTTCGTCCTGGAATCGGACGGCACGCGAACATATTTGCCGGTCAATGAGCTGAAGCCGGGGATGACCATCCTCCTGGCCGCCGGCGAGCGCGTCCCGGTCGATGCCCGGGTGGTCAGCGGAGACTCCGAGCTCGATTGCTCGCTGGTCAACGGCGAAAGCGTGCCACGTCCGGCGATGGAGGGCGCCGCGCTGCAAGCGGGCATGCTCAATCTCAGGGGCCCCTTGACGATTGTCGCGACGGCGACGGCAAGCGATTCGTTCCTTGCCGACATGATCCGATTGATGGAGCAGGCAGAGGCCGGCCGGGCGGCTTATCGGCGGATCGCCGATCGCGCGGCCCGACTTTATGCGCCGGCCGTCCATTTGGCTGCTGCGCTGACTTTCGTCGGCTGGTTGCTGTCGACAGGCGACCTGCATCGGGCGGCCACGATCGCCATCGCCGTCCTGATCATCACTTGCCCCTGCGCGCTCGGCCTTGCCGTTCCTATGGTCCAGGTCGTCGCGGCGCGGCGCCTTTTCGAACACGGCATCCTGCTGAAGGACGGCGGCGCACTCGAGCGGCTTGCAGAGATCGACACCGTCGTGTTCGACAAGACGGGAACGCTGACACTCGGAACACCGCGCCTTAAGAATGGCGACGCTGTCGCTCCCTCGGCTTTGCGGATCGCGGCCGGGATCGCCGCCCATTCGAGCCATCCCTATTCCCGAGCATTGGCCCAGGCCATTGATCCTGCCCTGTCGGTCGCGATCACCTCGGCGGATGTCACCGAACACCCGGCTTGCGGTCTCGAGGCGCATCTTGACACCGGCATCTATCGCTTGGGACGACCGGCCTGGGCGCTTTGCGCGGACAGGAACGACGACGTGCCCGCAGCCGGCGTCGTGCTTGCACGGGACGGAGGCCTCGTCGCGTCGTTTCACTTCGACGACCAGATCCGCCCCGAAGCGGAACAGGCCGTGGCCGCACTGCGCGGCACAGGCCTGCCGATGGAAATCCTGTCGGGAGACCGGGATGAAGCCGTGGGACAGATCGCCGGCAAACTCGACATTCCTTTCCGTGCGAATGTCGCCCCATCCGAAAAGGTCACCCGCATCGCCGCCCTCGAGGCAAGCGGGCACAAGGTCCTGATGGTGGGTGACGGGATCAACGATGCACCAGCCCTTGCGGCGGCTCACGCCTCCATGGCGCCCGCCACCGCCGCCGACATCGGCCGCAGTGCCGCCGACCTGGTCTTTCTCCACAAGACCCTCCAGGCCGTGCCCGACGCGATCCGGATCGCACGCTCGAGCGGCATGTTGGTGCGCCAGAATCTCGTTCTTGCGATCGTCTACAATCTGTTCGCGATCCCGATCGCCGTCCTGGGCCTCGTGACGCCGCTCGTCGCCGCCATCGCCATGTCGCTGTCGTCGTTGATCGTCGTCGCCAATGCCCTGCGGCTCGCTCGTCTGCCGCCCGACCGACCGCACCGACACGCAACTTCTGTCAGGCTCGCCAGGGGCGCTGCGTAA
- a CDS encoding universal stress protein, protein MAVALKCRLSVIACGIKPHLPGNILGNAIFNVSALVAEEGRKSVDDARRLLAEFEKLVGRHDVACRRILETCRSSDVPAALVDHARLRDLTILPMPKGPYVSQLDAQWYAETMIFDSGHPVIVLPQDRENAEPVAFDTVMVAWDKGRAASRAIADAMPILRLAKRTYVLTVLGEKPIASRRSGRELAEHLAVHGVDVSLKEVDAAGRTIGKVLEDEVKASRVDLLVMGAYGRSRLKEFILGGATKSMLTDPPTSLFMSH, encoded by the coding sequence ATGGCGGTCGCGCTCAAGTGCCGCCTATCGGTCATTGCCTGTGGGATCAAGCCTCATCTGCCGGGCAATATTCTGGGCAACGCGATCTTCAATGTCTCCGCCCTGGTCGCTGAAGAAGGCAGGAAGAGCGTCGATGACGCCCGAAGGTTGCTCGCGGAGTTCGAGAAACTGGTCGGGCGGCATGACGTTGCCTGCAGGCGAATTCTGGAAACATGTCGATCTTCCGATGTCCCCGCCGCCCTGGTCGACCATGCCAGGCTTCGTGACCTGACGATCTTGCCGATGCCCAAGGGCCCGTACGTCTCGCAGCTCGACGCGCAATGGTATGCGGAGACGATGATTTTCGATTCGGGCCACCCCGTCATCGTCCTGCCGCAGGATCGAGAGAACGCCGAGCCTGTCGCGTTCGATACCGTGATGGTCGCCTGGGACAAGGGCCGCGCGGCTTCGAGGGCCATCGCCGACGCCATGCCGATCTTGCGGCTGGCAAAGCGCACCTATGTTCTGACAGTCCTCGGCGAAAAGCCCATCGCGTCGCGGAGGTCCGGCAGGGAGCTTGCCGAACATCTGGCGGTGCATGGCGTCGATGTCAGCCTGAAGGAGGTGGACGCCGCCGGCCGGACGATCGGCAAGGTGCTCGAGGACGAGGTGAAAGCAAGCCGCGTGGATCTGCTCGTCATGGGCGCCTACGGACGCTCACGGCTGAAGGAGTTCATTCTGGGTGGGGCGACCAAGAGCATGCTCACCGATCCTCCTACGAGCCTGTTCATGTCGCACTGA
- a CDS encoding cation-translocating P-type ATPase, protein MLRGLDESDARRRLAAEGANELPAGTRRTALHIAAEVLREPMFALLIGAAVVYLLLGDIVEGAVLLLFASLSVTISVVQETRSERVLEALRAMTSPRALVIRQGQRKRIPGREVVRGDLVIVAEGDRVLADAILLEATDLLVDESLLTGESVAVGKRARRSPEEIVGPPGGDGLPSLYSGTLIVRGVGIAEVQATGLRAEIGRIGKALAGIDTAAPRLAAQTRSLVRIFAAVGLGACAITVGFYGFIRGSWLDASLAGIALGMSLLPEEFPLVLTVFMTMGAWRISKARVLTRRSAAIEALGSATVLCTDKTGTLTENRMSVVALAAGDAVVERSRVSGSDMPSEARSVLRIAAMASAPEAVDPMDRAIMTAAATDAMATGAILVRRYALTPELLAVTQVWQVPGDSDLAVAAKGAPEAIISLCGLKGKTVARIRDTVESLAAQGIRVLAVATARHGSQALPERPERFAFSWVGLIGLADPLRESVPDAIAQCRAAGIRVIMITGDYPATARAIGKLAGLDHDVVVSGFDIANLTDSALALRVEEAGIFARVLPEQKLRIVRALQANGEVVAMTGDGVNDAPSLKAADIGIAMGGRGSDVAREASSIVLLDDDFGSIVRAIRLGRRIYDNLRKAMAYIVAVHIPIAGMALLPLLTGLPMVLHPLHIAFIEMIIDPACSIVFEAEREEKDLMRRPPRPRNAELFSPAMIIWSTLQGTLALAAVSAVFLLTAQAGLPAEDVRSLSFFTLVLANLALIFVNRSYRGFSMDFLLGRNHVLLGITAAALSLLALSVSWQPARQLFGFGPIHADDLGLIALAIGLLAVILFSLKPLARRLAAV, encoded by the coding sequence ATGTTGCGGGGCCTTGACGAAAGCGACGCTCGGCGGCGACTGGCCGCCGAAGGGGCGAACGAGCTGCCAGCCGGGACGCGACGCACCGCCCTGCACATCGCGGCCGAAGTCCTGCGCGAGCCCATGTTCGCCCTGCTGATCGGCGCTGCCGTCGTCTATCTCCTGCTGGGCGACATCGTGGAGGGAGCCGTTCTGCTGCTTTTCGCTTCGCTCTCGGTGACGATCTCGGTCGTGCAGGAGACCCGCAGCGAGCGCGTGCTCGAGGCATTGCGAGCGATGACGAGCCCGCGAGCTCTCGTGATCCGACAAGGGCAACGCAAGCGGATCCCCGGACGCGAGGTCGTCCGCGGCGATCTCGTGATTGTCGCCGAAGGCGACCGGGTTCTGGCTGACGCCATTCTGCTCGAGGCTACGGATCTCCTGGTGGACGAGTCGCTTCTGACCGGCGAATCGGTCGCGGTCGGAAAACGGGCTCGCCGCTCGCCCGAGGAAATTGTCGGTCCGCCAGGGGGAGACGGCCTGCCCAGCCTTTATTCGGGCACGCTGATCGTACGAGGCGTGGGCATTGCGGAAGTCCAGGCAACCGGCCTACGGGCGGAAATCGGTCGTATCGGCAAGGCGCTCGCGGGCATCGATACCGCGGCCCCGCGACTCGCGGCCCAGACACGAAGCCTGGTGCGGATCTTCGCGGCGGTCGGCCTCGGCGCCTGCGCCATCACGGTCGGCTTCTACGGATTCATACGGGGCTCGTGGCTGGACGCAAGCCTGGCCGGCATTGCGCTCGGCATGTCGCTGCTGCCCGAGGAGTTCCCACTCGTCCTGACCGTGTTCATGACCATGGGTGCCTGGCGCATATCCAAGGCGCGCGTGTTGACCCGTCGGTCCGCCGCCATAGAAGCCCTGGGGTCGGCGACCGTGCTGTGCACCGACAAGACAGGCACGCTGACCGAAAACCGCATGTCGGTCGTCGCGCTGGCTGCCGGCGACGCCGTTGTCGAACGATCGCGCGTATCCGGCAGCGACATGCCCAGCGAGGCCCGGTCGGTGTTGCGCATCGCGGCCATGGCCAGCGCGCCAGAAGCTGTCGACCCCATGGATCGAGCGATCATGACGGCGGCGGCAACCGATGCGATGGCGACCGGCGCGATTCTGGTCCGGCGCTATGCCCTCACGCCCGAGCTTCTCGCCGTCACCCAGGTCTGGCAGGTGCCCGGCGACAGCGATCTCGCGGTGGCGGCCAAAGGCGCGCCGGAGGCGATCATCAGTCTGTGCGGACTGAAGGGAAAGACTGTCGCCCGCATCCGCGACACGGTCGAGTCGCTGGCCGCGCAGGGCATTCGGGTCCTCGCCGTGGCAACGGCGCGGCATGGCTCGCAGGCGCTGCCCGAACGGCCGGAGCGCTTCGCGTTCTCGTGGGTCGGATTGATCGGGCTTGCCGACCCGCTGCGCGAGAGCGTTCCCGATGCCATCGCGCAATGTCGCGCGGCCGGCATCCGCGTGATCATGATCACGGGAGACTATCCCGCGACCGCAAGGGCCATCGGGAAGCTGGCCGGACTCGATCACGATGTCGTCGTTTCAGGGTTCGACATCGCCAACCTGACCGACAGCGCACTTGCACTGCGCGTCGAGGAGGCCGGGATCTTTGCGCGCGTGCTGCCGGAGCAGAAGCTCCGCATCGTAAGGGCGCTGCAGGCCAATGGCGAGGTCGTGGCGATGACGGGCGACGGGGTGAATGACGCGCCGAGCCTCAAGGCCGCGGATATCGGCATCGCCATGGGCGGACGCGGTTCGGACGTGGCCCGCGAGGCATCCTCGATCGTCCTGCTGGACGACGACTTCGGTTCGATCGTGCGGGCGATTCGGCTGGGCCGGCGCATTTATGATAATTTGCGCAAGGCGATGGCCTATATCGTCGCGGTCCATATCCCGATTGCGGGCATGGCGCTTCTGCCGCTGCTGACCGGATTGCCAATGGTGCTCCATCCGCTCCACATCGCCTTCATCGAAATGATCATCGATCCGGCCTGCTCGATCGTCTTCGAGGCGGAAAGGGAGGAAAAGGATCTGATGCGACGGCCGCCACGTCCGCGCAACGCCGAGCTTTTCTCGCCTGCGATGATCATCTGGAGCACCCTTCAGGGAACTCTGGCCCTGGCTGCCGTTTCAGCGGTCTTCCTTTTGACCGCGCAAGCCGGACTCCCGGCCGAGGATGTCCGGTCCCTCTCGTTCTTCACGCTCGTTCTTGCCAATCTCGCCCTGATATTCGTCAACCGGTCATATCGCGGATTTTCCATGGACTTCCTGCTTGGACGGAACCACGTGCTGCTGGGGATAACGGCGGCCGCGTTGTCTCTGCTGGCCCTCTCGGTGAGCTGGCAACCAGCGCGCCAACTGTTCGGCTTCGGTCCGATCCACGCCGACGACCTGGGCCTGATCGCGCTCGCGATCGGCCTGCTTGCCGTCATCCTGTTCTCTCTCAAGCCATTGGCGCGCCGACTGGCCGCGGTCTGA
- a CDS encoding CBS domain-containing protein codes for MILVEKMLPVARERLVMIDEDALLTTAARLLNDRHTNLVIAHDKRGAMTGVVTKTDIVRQLSHCSGSGCTAPVAEVMTRDVTYCRPGDLLHDVWSIMKERNLLHVPIVDEGFRPMGVVNARDALLVLLEGSEYEEGLLRDYVMGIGYR; via the coding sequence ATGATCCTCGTTGAAAAAATGCTGCCCGTGGCGCGTGAACGTCTCGTCATGATCGACGAGGATGCCCTGCTGACGACGGCGGCCAGGCTGCTCAATGATCGGCACACCAACCTTGTCATCGCGCACGACAAGAGGGGGGCCATGACGGGCGTCGTTACCAAGACCGACATCGTGCGCCAGCTCTCCCATTGCAGCGGGAGCGGTTGCACCGCGCCCGTCGCGGAGGTGATGACCAGAGACGTCACCTATTGCCGCCCCGGTGATCTCCTTCACGACGTCTGGTCCATCATGAAGGAGCGCAACCTGCTGCATGTCCCCATCGTCGACGAGGGATTCAGGCCGATGGGTGTGGTCAATGCGCGCGATGCCCTGCTCGTCCTTCTGGAAGGATCGGAGTACGAGGAAGGGCTGCTGCGGGATTATGTCATGGGCATCGGATATCGGTAG
- a CDS encoding succinate dehydrogenase iron-sulfur subunit has protein sequence MKTFEIYRYDPDSGRNPRLDTFAVDLDECGPMVLDALIWIKNTIDSTLTFRRSCREGVCGSCAMNIDGTNWLACTRFISETGTPASILPLTNMRIVKDLVPDLTHVLAQYETIGPWLRTTTPAPSRERLQSPEERRRLDGFYECILCFCCTSGCPSHWWTGDRFLGPAVLLQAWRWLADSRDEAAGERLDELEDAFRLYRCHTILNCTRTCPKGLNPGKAIASIKKMIATRELI, from the coding sequence GTGAAAACATTCGAGATCTATCGCTACGATCCCGATTCCGGCCGGAATCCGCGCCTCGACACTTTTGCCGTAGATCTCGATGAATGCGGCCCGATGGTGCTCGACGCCCTGATCTGGATCAAGAACACGATCGATTCGACGCTGACTTTTCGCCGGTCGTGCCGCGAAGGCGTCTGCGGCTCGTGCGCCATGAACATCGACGGCACGAACTGGCTGGCCTGCACACGGTTCATCTCCGAGACGGGAACGCCGGCTTCGATCCTTCCGCTCACGAACATGCGGATCGTCAAGGACCTCGTCCCCGACCTCACCCACGTGCTCGCGCAGTACGAGACGATCGGCCCCTGGCTTCGTACCACGACGCCGGCCCCGTCGAGGGAGCGCCTCCAGTCGCCCGAGGAGCGACGCCGGCTCGACGGCTTCTACGAGTGCATCCTGTGCTTCTGCTGCACGTCGGGCTGCCCGAGCCATTGGTGGACGGGCGACAGGTTCCTTGGCCCGGCTGTCCTTCTCCAGGCTTGGCGCTGGCTGGCCGACAGCCGCGACGAGGCCGCCGGCGAGAGACTGGACGAACTGGAGGACGCATTCCGCCTCTACCGCTGCCACACCATCCTGAACTGCACGCGGACGTGCCCGAAAGGGCTCAATCCCGGCAAGGCCATTGCCTCGATCAAGAAGATGATTGCGACGCGGGAGCTGATCTGA
- the ccoP gene encoding cytochrome-c oxidase, cbb3-type subunit III: protein MAKDERDSHTGYLTTGHEWNGITELNTPVPRVIFFFLISTVLFSLGYWVLMPTWPLGTTFTKGILGADQRAAVSESLKQAALDRATWTNLIEKESYARIQADPQLMEMVRTTGRTLFGDNCAACHGREAKGGKGFPNLTTNAWLWGGSPEAMAETIRVGINSSHPDSRVSQMPAFGRDRILERPDMENVLAYVLSLSKSAASDVPAGKVSSGKALFASNCASCHGDDARGKTDVGAPDLTDAVWIYGGDAASVYTTIWGGRQGHMPTWEARLSPTDRKILALYLIDLRKTAP from the coding sequence ATGGCGAAAGACGAACGCGACTCCCATACCGGGTATCTCACGACAGGGCACGAGTGGAACGGCATCACCGAGCTGAACACCCCCGTTCCACGCGTCATTTTCTTTTTCCTGATCTCGACCGTGCTGTTTTCCCTGGGGTACTGGGTGCTGATGCCGACCTGGCCGCTCGGCACGACCTTCACCAAGGGCATTCTGGGCGCCGATCAGCGCGCCGCCGTCAGCGAGTCGCTGAAGCAGGCGGCGCTCGATCGCGCGACCTGGACGAATCTGATCGAGAAGGAAAGTTATGCCCGAATCCAGGCCGATCCGCAGTTGATGGAGATGGTCCGCACGACCGGCCGAACCCTGTTCGGCGACAACTGCGCGGCCTGCCATGGGCGCGAGGCAAAGGGCGGGAAAGGCTTTCCGAATCTGACCACGAACGCGTGGCTGTGGGGCGGCTCGCCCGAGGCGATGGCCGAGACCATTCGCGTTGGCATCAATTCCAGCCATCCGGACAGCCGCGTGTCGCAAATGCCCGCGTTCGGACGAGATCGAATACTCGAGCGCCCGGACATGGAGAATGTTCTCGCCTACGTGCTCAGCCTCTCGAAGAGTGCTGCGTCGGACGTGCCCGCCGGCAAGGTCTCCTCCGGCAAGGCGCTGTTCGCCAGCAATTGCGCGTCGTGTCATGGCGACGATGCCAGAGGCAAGACCGACGTCGGGGCTCCCGATCTTACGGATGCGGTCTGGATCTACGGCGGTGACGCGGCATCGGTTTATACGACGATATGGGGCGGACGGCAGGGTCACATGCCGACCTGGGAAGCCCGGCTGTCGCCCACCGACCGCAAGATCCTCGCCCTATACCTCATCGACCTGCGCAAGACTGCGCCATGA